In one window of Allochromatium tepidum DNA:
- a CDS encoding helix-turn-helix domain-containing protein: MVARWMQDPEFKAEYERLEREEFFWLDIVLNARRAAGLTQAQVAERMGTQASAVARLERALSTGKPSPSLATMRKYVNACGKELVVTCR; this comes from the coding sequence ATGGTCGCCCGCTGGATGCAAGACCCCGAGTTCAAGGCCGAATACGAACGCCTGGAGCGCGAGGAATTTTTCTGGCTGGACATCGTCCTGAATGCACGCCGCGCCGCTGGCTTAACTCAGGCACAGGTAGCCGAACGTATGGGCACGCAAGCGTCCGCCGTGGCCCGGCTAGAGCGTGCGCTGTCCACCGGCAAGCCCTCGCCATCGCTGGCGACGATGCGCAAGTACGTCAACGCCTGTGGCAAGGAACTGGTGGTGACGTGCCGCTGA
- a CDS encoding DUF29 domain-containing protein produces the protein MLEQAHAGQAIILAKASKPYARLIFAEKLMTAPGYNEDFFLWTQQQAALLRQGQWSTLDAANLAEEIESMGKSDRRSLASHLITLLLHRLKWDYQPTRRGTSWRLSIRNARREIGLILDDSPSLRRQLPDLIETAYATARRDAAEETGLPLATFPECCPFAIERLLDDTQPDTFAPPNTKSTTPA, from the coding sequence TTGCTGGAACAGGCCCATGCCGGACAGGCGATCATCCTCGCCAAGGCTAGCAAGCCCTATGCCAGGCTAATTTTTGCGGAGAAACTGATGACCGCGCCCGGTTACAACGAAGATTTCTTCCTATGGACACAACAGCAAGCGGCTCTGCTTAGGCAGGGACAATGGAGCACACTCGACGCGGCGAATCTGGCCGAGGAAATCGAAAGCATGGGCAAGAGCGACCGCCGATCCCTAGCCAGTCATCTCATCACTCTGTTGCTGCACCGGCTCAAGTGGGATTACCAGCCCACGCGACGAGGCACAAGTTGGCGGCTGTCGATCCGCAATGCGCGACGCGAAATCGGGCTGATTCTGGACGATAGCCCGAGTCTTCGACGACAGTTGCCCGATCTGATCGAAACCGCCTATGCCACCGCACGCCGCGACGCCGCCGAGGAAACCGGATTGCCGCTCGCGACATTTCCCGAATGCTGTCCGTTCGCGATCGAACGCCTGCTGGACGATACCCAGCCGGATACGTTTGCACCGCCAAACACGAAGTCAACTACCCCCGCCTGA